One Thunnus thynnus chromosome 21, fThuThy2.1, whole genome shotgun sequence DNA segment encodes these proteins:
- the ropn1l gene encoding ropporin-1-like protein isoform X2, whose amino-acid sequence MPPPDTIYCAQQINIPPELPDILKNFTKAAIRTQPKDLLLWSMAYFSALSKGECLPVKDRLEMNVATQKTDTGLTPGLLKTLHKQLSPGQKCSKEELQKKWKGLCLPMNQLEILLSLGSFSSDIDCMEFFALGCSALGGTLMSSLKFACEILTEDEEGGAARIPFSTFVKLYTYLAHLDGDMPQDHIDNFLSSLQPQVNKQNGMIQVSNFYISRK is encoded by the exons ATGCCTCCTCCAGACACAATTTACTGTGCCCAGCAAATCAACATTCCTCCCGAGCTGCCAGACATCCTCAAAAACTTCACTAAGGCAGCCATCCGAACACAGCCCAAGGATTTGCTGCTGTGGTCTATGGC ATACTTCAGTGCGCTGTCTAAAGGAGAGTGTCTGCCTGTCAAGGACAGGCTGGAGATGAATGTCGCCACCCAGAAGACAGACACTGGGCTGACTCCAGGTCTACTCAAGACTCTCCACAAACAG CTGTCCCCGGGGCAAAAATGCAGCAAGGAGGAACTGCAGAAGAAATGGAAGGGTCTGTGTCTACCCATGAATCAGTTGGAGATTCTGCTGTCGCTGGGCAGCTTCAGCTCAGACATCGACTGCATGGAGTTCTTCGCCCTGGGCTGCAGTGCTCTGGGAGGG ACCCTCATGAGTTCTCTGAAGTTTGCATGTGAGATCCTgacagaggatgaggagggcGGTGCTGCGAGGATCCCGTTCAGCACCTTCGTCAAACTATACACCTACCTGGCTCACCTGGACGGAGACATGCCACAGGACCACATCGACAACTTCCTCAGCAGCCTGCAGCCACAAGT CAACAAGCAGAACGGCATGATTCAGGTTTCCAACTTCTACATCAGCAGGAAGTGA
- the ropn1l gene encoding ropporin-1-like protein isoform X1 yields the protein MPPPDTIYCAQQINIPPELPDILKNFTKAAIRTQPKDLLLWSMAYFSALSKGECLPVKDRLEMNVATQKTDTGLTPGLLKTLHKQLSPGQKCSKEELQKKWKGLCLPMNQLEILLSLGSFSSDIDCMEFFALGCSALGGTLMSSLKFACEILTEDEEGGAARIPFSTFVKLYTYLAHLDGDMPQDHIDNFLSSLQPQVELQQGMIKPLDFIHRDDMDSSPPDSSDFTRAASRAE from the exons ATGCCTCCTCCAGACACAATTTACTGTGCCCAGCAAATCAACATTCCTCCCGAGCTGCCAGACATCCTCAAAAACTTCACTAAGGCAGCCATCCGAACACAGCCCAAGGATTTGCTGCTGTGGTCTATGGC ATACTTCAGTGCGCTGTCTAAAGGAGAGTGTCTGCCTGTCAAGGACAGGCTGGAGATGAATGTCGCCACCCAGAAGACAGACACTGGGCTGACTCCAGGTCTACTCAAGACTCTCCACAAACAG CTGTCCCCGGGGCAAAAATGCAGCAAGGAGGAACTGCAGAAGAAATGGAAGGGTCTGTGTCTACCCATGAATCAGTTGGAGATTCTGCTGTCGCTGGGCAGCTTCAGCTCAGACATCGACTGCATGGAGTTCTTCGCCCTGGGCTGCAGTGCTCTGGGAGGG ACCCTCATGAGTTCTCTGAAGTTTGCATGTGAGATCCTgacagaggatgaggagggcGGTGCTGCGAGGATCCCGTTCAGCACCTTCGTCAAACTATACACCTACCTGGCTCACCTGGACGGAGACATGCCACAGGACCACATCGACAACTTCCTCAGCAGCCTGCAGCCACAAGT GGAACTCCAACAGGGGATGATAAAACCTCTTGATTTCATCCATCGAGACGATATGGACTCATCTCCTCCTGACTCATCAGACTTTACCAGAGCAGCCTCAAGAGCTGAATAA